CATTGATTATTTTGCTAAATGTGTCTTTTGAAGTTCAGAGATAAACAAAATCCAATACCCAGAGCCTCTGTTTTTCTCCCTCTTCTTTCTTTACCTTGACTGTACCCCCTGAGAGTCCGTTCGTTAATTGCAAGTCAGCAGACTTTGCTCCACTGATAGACTGATGGCCTGTTGCTGAGGTAGTCTTTTCATTCCTCTTCGCTGATGCCCAGAGTCAGAGTTCAATCCCAGATTAGGCAGAACAGTCTTACCACACAGTCTGTATGGCAGAATCCTCCATGATGATGTCACCAACGCTGTTTGAGTAGAAGTGGTTTGCGTTGGCCAATGCCAAAGCTAAGGGCCAAAGTAgacctgtgtgtatatgtatgtgtatatatatatatatatgtatatgtatatgtatatgtatatgtatatgtgtatatataattataGGCTATTCTGACATGTCATGATTTGACAGGGGAAGCTTCATCTTAACCCTTTGATAGTCATGAATATCCAGTATGGATCAGCACATGTCTCCATGCTCTAGATCCATTTCTCAATCCAGTTCTCGGGGACccccggacagtccacatttttactccctcccaggaCCCAGCATACCTCAACCAAACAgaacactgaatacctggtacaggtgttcTGTGAGCTGGGAGGACTAGGTTGAGGAACACTGTCTTAGATCAGGTTTTTGAGGTAATTAGAttattaattagaggactggTTGGCTGGTTATACCAAAAGCTTGCATACACACTgttcctttgcggataagatggGCCACCCTTGTCATAGATGATTCTACATTGGTAAGAGTTGGATGTGAAATTGTGTGTCTGTCAAGATGTAATGTGAGGCTGTATGAAGTTTAATATTGGTGCAGTGAAGCTGGTCATAATTTGGTCATTGTAAATTCCAGTTACTCTATTTGTCAGttcctcagcaccacaatgtttTGACTCAAGCCATTTATTCCAAAGTAGGGTAAAAGTCACATTCAATAGCCGTGATTAACGTGCCATAAAAATCCCTGAGCGTTGTCTCCAGAGTTTGAACTTTGGTTGTGTGAAACTCTACGTGTCTAGTACTTGGATGTACGATTCCGCCTTCTGGCTATTTTGATGGCTGGTAAGTCCCCGCTTGAGAGTTTGTGACGAGTGGGTGCTGGGAAGCTCGTGGTGGAGCTGCTTGTTTGATGTCCTGTGTGACTCTCTCGCTGATGAACCTTTCCAAACAGGAACTCCACGGGAGTGGCTGCGCAAGTGCTCCTTGTAACCATGGGCTAAAAAAATCTATCACGGAATCTCCTTGGAAACATCACAATCTGAACTAATAATCATGTTGTGTATCGCTTGTTTGATTAGCTGCTGGGAATAGCATGCACAGCCTATCTTGTGTGTGTTTACAATTAATTCCATTTGAGTTCTTTTGTTGCTATACTCAACGGAGTACTTTTTCCCAAATGACCAGCTGTTTATAGTatcttttaaaattttcgattAGATTCTCTGGAATTGTAATAAATAAATCTACAAACAAATATCTTCACCCAGGCTGAAAACAGAACAATGATTATGGCTATTATTTTATTACTTGACTACTTAGATGTAGCTTATCGGGATCGATAATTCCAAGCTAAAAAATTTATGAAAGCATGTACATCACTCCTATGCTATAAGACTCGCGTACAACGATTCAGTTTTGGCTGCTTTTCCAAGTACATTAGTCTGATTTTATTGCTAAAAGAACACAAGCTCTACAAGTTGCCCATTTTCAAGTCGTATGATATTTCAGAGATTTGTACAACTTTTGCTAAGGCCAATCTTTCACACCGACTATTTGCAATGCAGGGGACTTGCAGTGCACTTGCCTACATCAAAAATGCTATTCCGAAGACCTCCAAATATAAATCTTTTGTTCCATGTAAAACATACGCAATAAATGAGGCCCTAGTGAAACACAATGAAAATgaccgattttttttttcttggctcatCCAAGACGATTATGCAGGCAGTAAAACAATCATGTAGGTCTTTCCTTAATATTGAATCATTAGTGTCAGACATGATATTTTCTGTTGACTATGACTTGTGTGGAAGGTGCAATGTCCTTCACCGAAATGTTGACATAGTGGACTTCCTGTTGCCTTTCAGCTTGTCAAGACGTGCGACCTTCTGCCAAGTCGGAATTACATCTTCGGCTACCATCCCCATGGGATCTTCTGCTTCGGTGCATTCTGCAACTTTTCGACCGAGTCCACAGGCTTCTCCAAAAAATTCCCTGGCATTAGACCTTCTCTGGCCACCCTTGCTGGGAACTTCCGCATGCCGTTGCTGAGGGACTACTTGATGAGTGGAGGTAGGCAGTTTTCTGTAAATATTGATGCAGACTGTGTAGCGttcatttaaaaaagatccatggatgtccatccaaccatccatttttGGAAACCTCTTGTCTGATTCAGGGTCGCAGGGGCTCTTGAGCCTATCCTGGACGCTACGGGCATGATCCATGAACAgtgttttgtaattttattgAACCCTGAGCTTTGTTCTCTGGCACGACCTGAACGGAACATGTGCTGAAGTCAATATTGTGCTGCAGCTGGTGGAATTTGGTTTGTTTGCCCATTGATCGGTGTTTTGCATAGGACAACCAATTCTTTCGGTGAAGCCCTCTGGCTTTTTGAAACCCTATGGCTTTTTTGGCTTGATAAGGGTGCCTAGATTCGCAAAAGGTATGGAAAGAACGTTGACATTTTGATGCGTATTTCAGGTATCTGTCCTGTGAACCGTAACTCAATCGACCACCTTCTATCACACAACGGGACGGGTAATGCTGTCATAATCGTCGTTGGGGGTGCTGCTGAGTCCCTGGACTGCGCTCCTGGCATGAATTCTGTCACCCTGAAGAACCGCAAGGGCTTTGTGAAGCTGGCATTGCAGAAGGGGTAAGGGTTAGACGGAAGTAGAAAATGCCTCTTGGAGTTAGTAgggcccgtgtgtgtgtgtgtgtgatctgtcAGATGGCAGACACAAAAGGCAAGATATTAATTCAAAATTAATCTTATAAGTCTAACATTAATCTTTATATTTTTGTGTAGAACACTATTCTAGAGATGAATGTCTAATATTGCGTACTAATGCTTTCCATGTATTTCCTTATTGGTTATCTGGGTTGAGGTCACGGGGTGAATTCTGTTTTATGCCAGAATACTACTTTCACCTTGAAAAAGAATGATCAACCCATTCACGCACCAGTAGAGGTTTGGGGCAGAGTCCTGCTCATACCGAGAGTAAGTGCTTCCTGTGGAACTGTTTCTCTCAGGGCCGACTTGGTGCCTGTGTATTCCTTTGGAGAGAACGAggtgtacaagcaggtcatcttCGAGGAGGGGTCCTTCTGGAGACTGGCCCAGAAGAAACTCCAGAAGCTCTTCGGCTTtgccccatgcctcttccacggCTGTAGCATTTTCTCAGAAGACTCCTGGGGCTTTGTGCCTTATGCCAAGCCCATCACCACTATCGGTGAGTTGTtactttcccccccccctcattttcAGGGTCATTGGTGGGTGAGACCTGGAGAATTTCTCAGGTAGCGTAGGGTGCAAGACTGTGGATGGGATGTTAGCCTTAAGGCCTGTGACAATTGCTATTAAGGCACTGGACAGCTGTTCAATGTTAGTCCACCTTGTGGTCAGTAACTAAATAGTGAATAAGGGTAAAGGGCATATTAATGTTTAACATCTTTGCCTGTACTGCCTAGCTCTTAACAATGAAGgctgtatttatttttacctGTTGATATTTTGCCTGCATCTTTGAAATTCTGTCAAGATTGTAATTGACTGCTGAATAGCTGCTAATGGTTACATATTTCAGTGGGAGAACCAATCACAGTACCCAAGATCGAAGACCCCAGTCAGGAGGTGCTTGATCAGTACCACGCTATGTATATAACCTCACTCGGAAAACTCTTTGACAAGCACAAGAGCCGGTTTGGGCTGAAGGAGAGCGACATCCTGTACATCCAGTGAATGTCCCTGGAGCCCATAGACTATGTTCTTCTGAATGGTCCTTGGTGATCGCTGGTCCTTTGCTCTTGAACTATTCCAACTAGACAGCATGTCATGCCAAAAGGCCATGTTCAGGTAGTATTTATGATGGGGAGCTGCTCTGGAATTCTCTGAATGCATCTCATGTTTATTTCTTTAATAACTGTTGTTGATTTTCCCCTTTTCTGTCATCCAGCCAACAACGTTGAAATTTTCTTAGCTAGCCATAAATTACAGCAGATGCTATACATCAGGTGTGCCACAAGGGGGCGCCATATTGCTAATGCAGGGTTTCACAGGGTCTAGTCATCCAATGAAGTTGCAATTTTTGAGGCTTAGGATTGTCAAGTGAAGTGTTCTTCACGTTCTGGGGGTATAATATTAAGGTCTTTATTTCAAAAGAGGCACAAGAATAGTGGACCCTTGTTCTCCTGATGTTCTTTGAGCTGTTATAGGCTACATTGTTTTCACTGTCACGTAATTATGTACAGTTCAGATCACCAGGCATCTTTGCAGAACACTATCCTGTGTGTAGGAGATGGGGGATGGAGACCTGCCTTGTCCAAAGGCCATTAAATGTTAGGCTTATGTTCTGTTTGACTCATGGAATTTGTGTTATATGCACAAACAAtgcaatttaaaatatttcctcaTGAAATGTAGCGGCCTTGTGCGTCAGTCAAACCAAAGATGTGAGGGTGGGTTCTTTTTGACTAAATGAAAGCAAAAGACCTACACTGTTTAATACTTCTCTCTAATCACTAGACCTTGGTGCACCTCTAATATTCTTGGATCTTAAGCGAGGGtctctggtgtaattctgtTTAAAATGAAGTGAAGCGTAATTGGGCAGAATTTAACAGGCTGTGGTGTAATTTAAGACATAGACAATGGAATTTGGTGTGATACTATGATGTAATACTACGAAAGAATAGAATAATCTGAACATACAGCAGTTTTCTTGCACTTTCTTGGTTTTAAGTGTTGTACTTCTGCACTCTTTGCACTCTAATGGAAATTCACCTATTTACAAAGACACAATTTTAAACCCGTTGAGCCTTTTTTTCTGCTTAATTGGTTCATTTCAGTTTCAAATTTCTATGTGTTAATGCTGATCATTAAGAGAAGTGAAGTTTGGTTGGACAACATTTAAATTGTTTTGTTTCATCCAATGAATATTTTTCCCTAATTTTCATTGGTCTGAACAAATGTGATCAGTCTGATTTTGGGAATTGTGATGTGCCTATGGTCTTGTGAATGTAGGGAAGATATTTCAGACTGTAACATTAAGCAGGGTCAGAGGACCACCAACATGCGTCATACTCTGACAGATTCTGAAACCAGCTCAAAAACGGACCCCCTTAAGTGTGCCAGTCCAGACCCTCTGGCCCTTCAAGGATGGAGTACAACGAACTGTAAAGTGGAACGCTTCTTGAATGAATCTCTGTTTGTATTCTACATGTATGGACTGTGGATATGAAATGGGAATCAGTGATTGTATAATAAGAACGTCATTTGGATTGCCTGTCTGCTGAGTTCATCACTGTGACTTGCTGCAGAGTGGAGTGTTTCACACTcagtgcaatatatatatatatacacagcaataataatatacTTTTAATGGTATGTAAGCTTTTACCTGGCTGCTTAAATTGTCATTATTTTGTATGTGTTTTTGAATAAAAAGACCTTTATGAatttcctgtgtttgtgtgtatgtgtatatatataaattattttttttgtggggggcaAGTTATCGTCTGAATTCAAATTCTGCTTCACAGGATCTTCAGTTAATCTAGACCAACTAATTAGTTGCCTTGCTGAAAGGATATCCGTTACATTCTGCAGACATGACATCtttaatacatacagtaaagatAGTCCGTTATTCCTTATGACGTGGCTTTGAGAAAATATGTGCGGTGATTTGCCCatccagcattttcatttctaaaaataaaaataaaccaaaaaGACACTGTTGCTAAACAGGGAGGAGATGGTAGAGCTGTCAAAAGGGATACAGGCTGCCGGTGCGCTTGGAAAGAGTCGAATGTGGACTGCTATTAGGTCACGAGTAAATGCCAAACAGCGAAACTTCCCTAGACTCCAGTGCATTCGGACGAAAACGACATGACAGGAGTTTCTTTTTGTTGTGCAGCTCCCCGTTATCCTTAAGCAGATGTGAAGGACATCTATTAGACAAATATACATATGGACGGGTTCGACTAGCGACAGCACCTCCTTTTTCCGTTTCAGGTAGGAGCAGCAGCTTCTCCAGCGATGAAATAAGCTTATGTGGTAGCTTAATTAGGAAGATAACAAAATACGTCCATATACATAAACAGCAATTTTCAACCGTATAAGCCTACACGTTTTATAGAATATGCACGAGGATATTGTTACAGAACATACGTTGTACGAATAAAACATTGCTGATCGCAACAAATTTTGTtgttaaaatatatttctgttATTCTGCTGTAAAGTTTAATACTTCATTTAACTTAAAAAGACTACTAACCATTTATGTAGAATACGAAACTTCCCCTCGGACCGTGATATCAAACTACAGTTACCAGCGGGTCATGTTACCCGCAAATTTAACCCCCAACTTCCTCATAATGGAAGGGAAACATAACATGCCAGGAGCTACTTCCTGTTGTGTATATATCCCCGCCCCTTTCAGGGTGATTGGCGGAATTCTAGCCAATGATTTTGAAGTATGCCCCGTTCATTAAGTCTTTTAAGAGATCGACAGgagtctgagccaatcagagatCTACCGGGGATTGAGTATGAAATACGGATAATGGCCTCCTGAGCAAGTCTCACTTTGTTTATGTCGCGCTACGGACAGCTGCGTGATCATCTGTTTTATGAAGCGGATACTCACGCCGGCACGCATTGTTCTCGTTTTAATAGCTCACCCACTTAGTCCGTACCAAGCTGAGGCGGTTTCACGGGAAGGATGAGTCGTTTTATTGAATGAAACCGCCTGCTGCCGTCAGGAGGATGAGCGCCGTCAACGTCCTGGACATCGCGGTCTCCACTTCGGTCAGCAACTCCGGAGCTGCATCGTCCCGGGCCTTGCACGTTGAACTCACGTCGCAGCAGGTTAGGGGATAAAGGGGGGAGCAATCGGCATATGCATAAGGGGTATTATCTCGGGGAAACATGGCATGTAGATGCGGTGACAGCTCTGCAGCTGCACATGTCAGGGCAGCGCAGACGACGGGCCTGCGTTTGCGGTGTTTATCAGCACCATGAATTGTGTCAGAGACCGAGCTGTGTCCTCTGTTTGATTGTATGAACATAAATAACCTGGGGGCTATATGGACATGCGCCTGGTGATGGCAGTCAGCACCTAATCAGCCTGTTTGGTGCTGGCATGTACCAAGTTAGCCTGTCTTGGGTCATCCGGTTCAGCATAAGTTTTTAAATGATGTAGGAAGGAAATTGCATTCCTAGAAgtctttataattatttgtATCATAATAAGATGCAACTCAACACCAGTGCTTCAAGAAAGTTGCACGCTTGCATTACCCCGACGAACAAAAGTGGGAAGAAGAAGAATCAGATTCTATGTGTTTTAGGTCCAATAGCTGCAATATTCATTATTTACGTTTTAAGGGGTTAGTCAGTAAAATGTAGCAATTTGTATAAAGGCACATTATGAACTGTACTGTACAAGTGGTCACTTAAACATCACAGTAGATGCTGCTTTTTGCATTAGTATTGTACTACATGGCTTCCAGTTTTGGACATTGATTGATTTTGTACGTTTGGCATGCACCTCTCTCCATCTGCTTAAATCAGCAGCAGCGTGCAGGATTAATAGGCAGGGGTTATGCAGCCAAAGGCTGAAAAGTGttttaattagtttttttttttaaaccgcgGATCTCGTGGAACAGAATGTGCTGTTTTTTCATTAACTTGTCAGGAGGAAGTTGACAGGAAGCATGGACTTTCAATGCTACATCTGTTGAAAGTTTAGTTGGAAATGTCCATTTTCCCCGAAAGTCTTTTAAAGCCACGCTGACGTCACCCCTCCCCAGTTAGCGGCGGTTTCCATTAAATCTACGTTACTACGGATACTTTTTCACTGTCGGTTTTTGAGGCTTCTGTGCACGATTAACTAATGTCCAGGACTGTTCTCTGACGACTGGACTCCATGACTCCGGGCAATGTTAAACTGCTGTTTCCTGCGGTTAGTTATATCCACAGATTACCTGTTAGTTGGACTTCTTGCACTTTCAGAATCGGACTTTTCCTGAATGGCTGTTCGTTGGTTTAATAATGCTGACTTGTCAGATGCTAGATTTGTGAGTCTCATATAGAATAGTTTCGGTTTACCGCAAAACTGGGTGTAACCTCATATTTCAATCT
This genomic stretch from Brienomyrus brachyistius isolate T26 chromosome 6, BBRACH_0.4, whole genome shotgun sequence harbors:
- the dgat2 gene encoding diacylglycerol O-acyltransferase 2; this encodes MKTILAAYSGVLRGTGSSILSALQDLSSTSWLSHSKVIKQLQAISVIQWILTFLFVGASCTMVLIYLFCTDCWLIAAFYTCWLIFDWDTPNEGGRRSSWVRNWAVWTYFRDFFPIRLVKTCDLLPSRNYIFGYHPHGIFCFGAFCNFSTESTGFSKKFPGIRPSLATLAGNFRMPLLRDYLMSGGICPVNRNSIDHLLSHNGTGNAVIIVVGGAAESLDCAPGMNSVTLKNRKGFVKLALQKGADLVPVYSFGENEVYKQVIFEEGSFWRLAQKKLQKLFGFAPCLFHGCSIFSEDSWGFVPYAKPITTIVGEPITVPKIEDPSQEVLDQYHAMYITSLGKLFDKHKSRFGLKESDILYIQ